From a single Eretmochelys imbricata isolate rEreImb1 chromosome 13, rEreImb1.hap1, whole genome shotgun sequence genomic region:
- the PSMA7 gene encoding proteasome subunit alpha type-7 — protein sequence MSYDRAITVFSPDGHLFQVEYAQEAVKKGSTAVGVRGKEIVVLGVEKKSMAKLQDERTVRKICALDDNVCMAFAGLTADARIVINRARVECQSHRLTVEDPVTVEYITRYIASLKQRYTQSNGRRPFGISALIVGFDFDGTPRLYQTDPSGTYHAWKANAIGRGAKSVREFLEKNYTDEAIETDDLTIKLVIKALLEVVQSGGKNIELAVMRRDQPLKILSPEEIEKYVAEIEKEKEENEKKKQKKTS from the exons ATGAGCTACGATCGGGCCATCACCGTCTTCTCGCCGGACGGCCACCTCTTCCAGGTGGAGTACGCGCAGGAGGCGGTGAAGAAGGGCTCCACGGCG GTTGGAGTACGAGGAAAAGAGATTGTTGTTCTTGGTGTGGAAAAGAAATCTATGGCAAAACTTCAAGATGAAAGAACTGTGAGGAAGATCTGTGCCCTTGATGACAATGTCTGCATGGCTTTTGCAG GGCTCACAGCGGATGCCAGAATAGTTATAAATAGGGCTCGTGTGGAGTGTCAAAGCCATAGACTTACTGTGGAGGATCCTGTCACCGTGGAATACATCACACGTTACATCGCAAGCCTGAAACAG CGATATACTCAAAGTAATGGCCGCAGACCTTTTGGGATTTCTGCACTTATTGTGGGATTTGACTTCGATGGAACTCCCAGGCTCTATCAGACTGACCCTTCTGGCACTTACCATGCTTGGAAG GCTAATGCCATTGGGAGAGGAGCCAAGTCTGTGCGTGAATTCCTGGAGAAAAACTATACTGATGAAGCCATTGAAACAGATGATCTGACCATTAAACTTGTCATCAAGGCTCTTCTTGAA GTTGTACAGTCAGGTGGGAAAAACATAGAGCTGGCCGTTATGAGAAGAGATCAGCCGCTCAAG attttaAGTCCTGAAGAAATTGAGAAGTATGTTGCtgaaattgaaaaagaaaaggaagagaatgaaaagaaaaaacagaagaaaacatcATGA